One genomic region from Sphingomicrobium aestuariivivum encodes:
- a CDS encoding helix-turn-helix domain-containing protein, with the protein MGIRITLDAQLERAGMTGKDLAEAIGLSQTQMSLFRSGKVKGIRFSTLSAMCEVLGCKPGDLIDYDAASEGEY; encoded by the coding sequence ATGGGGATCCGGATCACTCTCGATGCTCAACTGGAGCGCGCCGGCATGACCGGCAAGGACCTCGCCGAGGCGATCGGCCTGTCGCAGACGCAGATGAGCCTGTTCCGCTCGGGCAAGGTGAAGGGCATCCGCTTCTCCACCCTGTCCGCGATGTGCGAAGTGCTGGGATGCAAGCCCGGCGACCTCATCGATTATGATGCCGCGAGCGAAGGCGAATATTAG
- a CDS encoding vWA domain-containing protein: protein MFISFLDALRQAGFKASLKEHLMLLEALDREVIEADPTQFYYLARATYVSDEKMLDRFDKVFAETFKGLTRAEGEVSPVDLPEEWLKAVAERFFSEEEMAAIKELGDWDEIMETLKKRLEEQEGRHQGGSKWIGTGGTSPFGHSGYNPAGVRIGGPGKHGRAVKIWEKRLFRDLDGDVALGTRNIQVALKRLRRFAREGAAEELDLERTIEGTARQGWLDVKMRPERHNAVKLLLFLDVGGSMDPHIKQVEELFSAARSEFKHLEHYYFHNCIYEGVWKENRRRWDDQTPTLDVIHKFGPDHKLVIVGDASMSPYEITHPGGAIEHYNEEAGATWMQRLTDQYKSAVWLNPMNEGYWNHSYSTRILKDLMDDRMYPLTLDGLDAAMRELSRKQ, encoded by the coding sequence ATGTTCATTTCCTTCCTCGATGCACTCCGGCAGGCCGGGTTCAAGGCCAGCCTCAAGGAGCATCTGATGCTGCTGGAGGCGCTCGACCGCGAGGTCATCGAGGCCGACCCCACCCAATTCTACTATCTCGCCCGCGCCACCTATGTGTCCGATGAGAAAATGCTCGACCGCTTCGACAAGGTTTTCGCCGAAACCTTCAAGGGGCTGACCCGCGCCGAGGGCGAAGTGTCGCCGGTGGATCTGCCCGAGGAATGGCTGAAGGCCGTCGCCGAGCGCTTTTTTTCCGAAGAGGAAATGGCGGCGATCAAGGAACTGGGCGACTGGGACGAGATCATGGAGACGCTGAAAAAGCGGCTCGAGGAGCAGGAAGGCCGCCACCAAGGCGGGTCGAAGTGGATCGGCACGGGGGGCACCTCCCCCTTCGGGCATTCGGGCTACAATCCGGCAGGCGTTCGCATCGGCGGCCCCGGCAAGCATGGCCGCGCGGTCAAGATCTGGGAAAAGCGACTGTTCAGGGACTTGGACGGCGATGTCGCGCTCGGCACGCGCAACATCCAGGTCGCTTTGAAGCGCCTGCGCCGTTTCGCTCGCGAGGGCGCGGCCGAGGAACTGGATCTCGAACGCACGATCGAGGGCACTGCACGGCAGGGCTGGCTCGACGTGAAGATGCGCCCCGAGCGGCACAATGCGGTCAAGCTCCTCCTCTTCCTCGATGTGGGCGGGTCGATGGACCCGCATATCAAGCAGGTCGAGGAGCTGTTCTCGGCGGCGCGCTCGGAGTTCAAGCACCTCGAGCACTACTATTTCCACAATTGCATCTACGAGGGCGTGTGGAAGGAGAACCGGCGGCGCTGGGACGACCAGACGCCGACGCTCGACGTCATCCACAAGTTCGGACCCGACCATAAGCTGGTGATCGTCGGCGACGCCTCGATGAGCCCTTACGAGATCACCCACCCGGGCGGGGCGATCGAGCATTATAACGAGGAGGCCGGCGCCACCTGGATGCAGCGGCTGACCGACCAGTATAAGAGCGCGGTGTGGCTCAACCCGATGAACGAGGGCTATTGGAACCACAGCTATTCGACGCGAATCCTCAAGGATTTGATGGACGACCGCATGTACCCGCTGACGCTCGACGGGCTCGACGCGGCGATGCGCGAGTTGAGCCGCAAGCAGTAA
- a CDS encoding DUF6975 family protein produces MVALAKVGQDGPASAFAPYDLAAKGCAAHPYFEKLRDAEGPSTARDLADFVHCLCKLYACHPTMIETALGRVGAGPQRDWMMESVSAFEHERHYLVSLVAAVGPLPSTSGAVQTENALKSQHHAIETLGRSERNGCALGAAAALVADWAQLRVLLDRVAQRHGGEVPECSLPDAADAKIDAALEGVGPRRAFAFGAEQLLLQHEGLFDLLEARAEARDKADGIA; encoded by the coding sequence ATGGTGGCGCTTGCGAAAGTCGGACAGGATGGACCTGCATCGGCATTTGCTCCCTATGACCTGGCAGCCAAGGGCTGTGCGGCACATCCCTATTTCGAGAAACTGCGCGACGCCGAGGGGCCCTCGACGGCCCGCGACCTTGCCGATTTCGTGCATTGCCTGTGCAAGCTCTACGCCTGCCACCCGACAATGATCGAGACCGCGCTCGGCCGTGTCGGCGCGGGTCCCCAGCGCGACTGGATGATGGAGAGCGTGTCGGCGTTCGAACATGAGCGCCACTATCTCGTCAGCCTTGTCGCCGCCGTGGGTCCCCTGCCCTCGACCAGCGGTGCGGTGCAGACCGAAAATGCGCTGAAGAGCCAGCATCATGCGATCGAGACCCTCGGTCGTTCTGAGCGCAACGGCTGTGCGCTCGGCGCGGCCGCCGCGCTGGTCGCCGACTGGGCCCAGCTGCGCGTGCTTCTCGACCGCGTCGCCCAACGTCATGGCGGCGAGGTCCCCGAGTGCAGCCTGCCCGATGCCGCCGACGCGAAGATCGATGCGGCACTCGAAGGCGTTGGCCCGCGCCGTGCCTTCGCCTTCGGTGCCGAGCAGCTCCTGCTCCAGCACGAGGGCCTGTTCGACCTTCTCGAGGCCCGCGCCGAAGCGCGCGACAAGGCCGACGGTATCGCCTGA
- a CDS encoding methyl-accepting chemotaxis protein, producing the protein MATHGIEEVTENAIRTVARDCGSLSLECSDVAQYVETVTERVSASLETLDMLEQVTEQLMRDQARVSDSTDEARLLSQQAKEKLDRGRVAIESTIEGFHGLTELVVQLGERMAGFASAMNQVQSVSSTIETIARKTNMLALNATIEAARAGDAGRSFAVVAAEVKKLAHDTRNATGQIAETLGELTREANAVNDEITSGVDRSRAAQSGIATISETVREVSEIVGMVDSQSEGIAQSTSLIQTSVDSVKAGLSEFSGGARANNGELVQAKKRLDHLEEMANEMLDTLANSGAEIDDTPFIARAQDAMRDIQRVVEAAIDAGEIDLENVLDRNYVEIEGSNPKQYRNGFCDFADRHLQAILDAFKASDNRIIACAMTDVNGYLPTHLSERSQPQGHDPVWNDKHCRNRRILMDEATRRAVESEKAATLYTYQMQMGDESFPVKNVFVPLHIKGQRWGNFELAYRDTAAG; encoded by the coding sequence ATGGCCACGCACGGCATCGAAGAAGTCACCGAAAACGCCATCCGGACGGTGGCGCGCGACTGCGGGTCGCTGAGCCTCGAGTGCAGTGACGTCGCGCAATATGTCGAGACGGTCACCGAGCGCGTGTCGGCCAGCCTCGAGACGCTGGACATGCTCGAACAGGTCACCGAACAGCTGATGCGCGACCAGGCCCGCGTGTCGGACTCGACCGACGAGGCCCGCCTCCTGTCTCAGCAGGCGAAGGAAAAGCTCGACCGCGGCCGTGTCGCCATCGAAAGCACCATCGAGGGTTTCCACGGCCTCACCGAACTGGTCGTCCAGCTCGGCGAGCGCATGGCGGGCTTTGCCAGCGCGATGAACCAGGTGCAGTCGGTGTCCTCGACCATCGAGACCATCGCCCGCAAGACCAACATGCTCGCCCTCAATGCCACCATCGAGGCGGCGCGCGCGGGCGATGCGGGACGCAGCTTCGCCGTCGTCGCGGCCGAGGTGAAGAAGCTCGCCCATGACACCCGCAACGCCACCGGCCAGATCGCCGAGACGCTCGGCGAGCTCACCCGCGAGGCCAATGCCGTCAACGACGAGATCACGAGCGGCGTCGACCGCAGCCGTGCCGCCCAGTCGGGCATCGCCACCATCAGCGAGACGGTGCGCGAAGTGTCCGAGATCGTCGGCATGGTGGATTCGCAGTCGGAGGGCATCGCCCAGTCGACCAGCCTCATCCAGACCAGCGTCGACAGCGTGAAGGCCGGCCTCAGCGAATTTTCGGGCGGTGCGCGCGCCAACAATGGCGAGCTCGTCCAGGCCAAGAAGCGGCTCGACCATCTCGAGGAAATGGCGAACGAAATGCTCGACACGCTCGCCAATTCGGGCGCCGAGATCGACGATACGCCCTTCATCGCCCGCGCCCAGGACGCGATGCGCGACATCCAGCGGGTCGTCGAGGCGGCGATCGATGCGGGCGAGATCGATCTCGAGAACGTGCTCGACCGCAATTATGTCGAGATCGAGGGCTCGAATCCCAAACAGTATCGCAACGGCTTCTGCGACTTCGCCGACCGCCACCTGCAGGCGATCCTCGATGCCTTCAAGGCCAGCGACAACCGCATCATCGCCTGCGCCATGACCGACGTGAACGGCTATCTGCCCACGCACCTGTCCGAGCGCAGCCAGCCCCAGGGCCATGACCCCGTGTGGAACGACAAGCATTGCCGCAACCGGCGCATCCTGATGGACGAGGCCACGCGCCGTGCGGTCGAGAGCGAGAAGGCGGCGACACTCTACACCTACCAGATGCAGATGGGCGACGAGAGCTTCCCCGTGAAAAACGTCTTCGTGCCGCTCCACATCAAGGGGCAGCGCTGGGGCAATTTCGAGCTCGCCTACCGCGACACCGCCGCGGGCTGA
- a CDS encoding AAA family ATPase encodes MKFSGTENYVATDDLKVAVNAAVALRRPLLVKGEPGTGKTVLAHEIAKAIDAPLIEWHVKSTTRAVQGLYEYDAVARLRDGQLGEDRVHDISNYIRKGKLWEAFTSEKLPVLLIDEIDKADIEFPNDLLQELDRMEFHVYETGETVKAAERPVVVITSNNEKDLPDAFLRRCFFHYISFPDAETMEEIIEVHFPGIQKMLVRRALELFYQVRETPGLKKKPSTSELIDWLKLILHEDMPLEVLADADPRKAIPPLHGALLKNEQDVMLFEKLAFLARREGR; translated from the coding sequence ATGAAATTCTCCGGCACCGAAAATTACGTCGCCACCGACGACCTCAAGGTCGCGGTCAATGCCGCCGTCGCGCTGCGCCGCCCGCTTCTCGTGAAAGGCGAGCCGGGCACCGGCAAGACCGTGCTTGCGCATGAAATCGCCAAGGCCATCGACGCGCCGCTGATCGAATGGCACGTCAAGTCGACCACCCGCGCGGTGCAGGGGCTATATGAATATGACGCGGTGGCGCGGCTGCGCGACGGCCAGCTCGGCGAGGACCGCGTCCACGACATTTCCAATTACATCCGCAAGGGCAAGCTTTGGGAGGCCTTCACCTCCGAGAAGCTGCCCGTCCTGCTGATCGATGAGATCGACAAGGCCGACATCGAATTCCCCAACGACCTCCTGCAGGAGCTCGACCGGATGGAATTCCATGTCTACGAGACCGGCGAGACGGTGAAGGCGGCCGAGCGCCCCGTGGTCGTCATTACGTCGAACAACGAGAAGGACCTGCCCGACGCCTTCCTGCGCCGCTGTTTCTTCCATTATATCTCCTTCCCCGATGCCGAGACGATGGAAGAGATCATCGAGGTGCATTTCCCCGGGATCCAGAAGATGCTTGTGCGCCGCGCGCTCGAACTCTTCTACCAGGTGCGCGAGACGCCGGGGCTGAAGAAGAAGCCCTCGACCAGCGAGCTGATCGACTGGCTCAAGCTCATCCTCCACGAGGACATGCCGCTCGAGGTGTTGGCCGATGCCGACCCGCGCAAGGCGATCCCGCCGCTCCACGGCGCGCTCCTCAAGAACGAGCAGGACGTCATGCTCTTCGAAAAGCTGGCGTTTCTCGCGCGGCGCGAAGGGCGCTAA
- a CDS encoding DUF2975 domain-containing protein, whose protein sequence is MDKWKRMTAWLAMAALVVFAILMVLSAAQFYAVSEAGETSAWARLLPIPFYLYAVGAIWWSLRRIAHGQGLAPAVARLLRRVGLSLLAGGVVEVLGLNLYSYLVTSRSLTDFDITAITISVVGFGLYSVAGLIERGIEMRDELDSFI, encoded by the coding sequence ATGGACAAGTGGAAGCGGATGACCGCGTGGCTGGCGATGGCCGCGCTTGTGGTTTTCGCCATCCTGATGGTGTTGAGCGCGGCGCAATTCTACGCCGTGAGCGAGGCGGGCGAGACCAGCGCCTGGGCGCGGCTCCTGCCGATCCCCTTCTATCTCTATGCGGTCGGCGCCATCTGGTGGTCGTTGCGGCGCATCGCGCACGGGCAGGGGCTCGCCCCCGCGGTGGCGCGGCTCTTGCGCCGGGTCGGCCTGTCGCTGCTGGCGGGCGGGGTGGTCGAGGTGCTCGGCCTCAACCTTTACAGCTATCTCGTCACGAGCCGCTCGCTGACCGACTTCGACATCACTGCGATCACCATCTCGGTGGTCGGCTTCGGCCTCTATTCGGTCGCCGGCCTCATCGAGCGCGGCATCGAGATGCGCGATGAACTCGACAGCTTCATCTGA